From the genome of Seriola aureovittata isolate HTS-2021-v1 ecotype China chromosome 6, ASM2101889v1, whole genome shotgun sequence, one region includes:
- the LOC130171480 gene encoding unconventional myosin-VIIa has translation MLVDLLNFCSFEQLCINYANEQLQQFFVRHVFKLEQDEYARENIVWQHIDYKDNQGTLDVLANKPMNMLALIDEESNFPKGTDTTMLQKMNQVHGKGEIYIPPKNNYETQFGIKHFAGVVYYDSNGFLEKNRDSLSSDLIQLVETSTNKLLKLVFHKELQSGTIKSSANPKMVIITPKSSVRQASDSKKHVATLTGQFRQSLDSLMKTLTVCQPYFIRCIKPNDFKKPMLFDRELCIRQLRYSGMMETIRIRKAGYPVRYTFSEFLDRYRVLLKTSICDPKTESKEKCCESICENVLAGEGDWKTGKTKIFLKDIHDTMLELERMKELNMKALLIQKVLRGHKYRREFLRKKAAALVIQKYWRGHKGRKLYKVVQLGFARLQAQVRSRQLHFLYKKKREAALVLQTRARGYLVRKEWKRKRDAVILLQAHTRGALARKALKKMKRDMYLSAKEKEAEQQSILERQKRLEEVLRQKKEMETKAQSESVTDQEMVDSIFGFLPTIIGGQEGRAPVGFENLEGKKMITEEIDIDDVPMEEDLPEEDYDDLDEYSFSKFASMYFQGAATHTHIRQRLRQPLLYHEDEGDVLASLTVWWIILRFMGDLPEPKKQVKVQGTSTQERILPQDLLSRKDRRLSHMVGLDQRVLRNKKDTKPSTVPEEPTQNRKSSIFTDLLTRNRKASTAPGETAPNPKVYTVPEGSARARKGSTFTDLLSRNRKASTVQESAPPRSTPSYRKPSIIMEESEEQTEVSKPPALPPVQEDSDPMVGEGPTLDRPLTSLEKLHIIVGYAIVRHDLRDEIYSQICKQLQDNNNRNSYFRGWILLSLCLGVFPPSERFIRYLQSFIRSAPAGYASYCAERLRRTVMNGVRGEPPAWLELQATKTKKPMIVSVILMDGRSINLPVDSASTSKEICQILSSKVQLKDTFGFSLYVALYEKVWALGGGRDHVMDAISQCEQEVKRRGGQEQHAPWRLFFRKEVFTPWHDCDEDKISTDLIYRQIVHGLKFGEYQSEKEEDLVQLAAKHLYVQHGSDSGPENVKQAVQDCINSSLLEAKSEAKWVQMVSTAHAEGPYLSSRQKTDSVKAEVVDYARKKWPMFFSRFFEVVKLSGPPLPKSKFIVAINWTGITFLDEREKRLLELSFPEVTGVNTVREGKASGQTVCLLTLKGDFTLSGSAADDMAELVTMFLSGLTERSEYAVALKEVDRQDDPTFLSFKKGELILIIKDDEFSQQGGWIKGQIEGTKQTGAIPTDSILILPTLSKPTYEVMSLLSLPPNQRKTIIQANQKETGTVERQAPATLKEFSLEYFRQPTKDVNRQVISRNAAPERLWANSREPIRQPLLKKLVGNPELSHKACLAFTAILKYMGDYPTKQMQSPLELTDQIFGPATQNEALRDEIYCQIIKQMSSNNNRFSMEQGWQLLWLCCGLFPPSQSLLRHAQRFLESRRREPLAHDCLQRLQSSLRMEPRKLPPHQVELDAIQQNSIQIFHKIHFPNDTGEIFEVSTSTRIRDLIQNISNKLGLASADGFNIFVKTHDKVLSLNDADYFFDSLRQITDWSKKSKRIKDGGPVNISYLVFFMRKLWFNVIPGRDTEADLIFHFPQELPKYLRGYHVSTRDEMVNIAALLFRIKVSNDKTQLVMIPKMLRELVPADQLKATSENEWKKSIAGYYNKQAGMTVDEAKVAFLKAVCRWPTFGCAFFEVKQTSEPNFPDIVRIAISKQGLTIIHPKTKDVLANHPFNRIANWCSGSTYFHMTIGSLVKGSKFLCETSLGYKMDDLITSYVNMYLRERRAGQTRNQRFNI, from the exons ATGCTGGTGGATTTGTTGAACTTCTGCAGCTTTGAGCAGCTTTGCATCAACTACGCCAacgagcagctgcagcagtttttcGTCAGGCACGTTTTCAAGCTGGAGCAGGATGAATACGCCCGTGAAAACATTGTTTGGCAGCACATTGACTACAAAGACAACCAAGGCACCCTGGACGTACTGGCCAACAAACCCATGAACATGCTGGCTCTTATTGACGAGGAGAGCAACTTCCCCAAG GGCACAGACACCACCATGCTCCAAAAAATGAATCAGGTCCATGGAAAAGGGGAAATCTACATCCCCCCCAAGAACAACTATGAGACACAGTTTGGGATCAAGCATTTTGCTGGAGTGGTCTACTATGATTCAAACG GTTTCCTCGAGAAAAACCGTGACTCCCTCAGCTCAGACCTGATCCAGCTGGTGGAAACCTCGACCAACAAACTCCTCAAGCTGGTGTTTCACAAGGAGCTGCAGTCCGGTACGATCAAGAGCAGCGCCAACCCCAAGATGGTCATCATCACGCCGAAGAGCAGCGTCCGG CAAGCATCTGACAGCAAGAAGCATGTGGCGACTCTGACGGGCCAGTTCCGCCAGTCTCTGGATTCCCTGATGAAAACGCTGACCGTGTGCCAACCCTATTTCATCCGCTGCATTAAACCCAACGACTTCAAGAAGCCCatg CTGTTCGACAGAGAGCTGTGCATCCGTCAGCTCCGCTACTCGGGGATGATGGAGACCATCAGGATCCGGAAAGCCGGGTATCCTGTGCGCTACACCTTCAGCGAGTTTCTAGACCGCTACCGCGTCCTTCTGAAAACGTCCATCTGTGATCCCAAAACG GAAAGTAAAGAGAAATGCTGCGAGAGCATCTGTGAAAACGTGCTCGCTGGAGAGGGCGACTGGAAGACCGGCAAGACCAAGATATTCCTGAAG GACATCCATGACACAATGCTTGAACTGGAGCGAATGAAAGAACTCAACATGAAAGCACTTTTGATCCAGAAAGTCCTGAGAGGCCACAAATACAG GAGAGAGTTCCTGAGGAAAAAGGCCGCCGCTCTCGTCATTCAGAAATACTGGAGAGGACACAAGGGCAGAAAACTGTACAAAGTG GTTCAGCTGGGCTTTGCCAGGCTGCAGGCGCAGGTTCGCTCTCGCCAGCTCCACTTCCTGTACAAGAAAAAGCGGGAGGCGGCTCTCGTGCTGCAGACCCGAGCCAGAGGATACCTGGTCAGGAAGGAGTGGAAGCGCAAGAGAGATGCTGTGATCCTCCTGCAGGCGCACACCAGAGGAGCGCTGGCAAGGAAAGCtctcaaaaaaatgaaaagagat ATGTACCTCTCTGCTAAAGAGAAAGAGGCGGAGCAGCAGTCCATCTTGGAGAGGCAGAAACGCTTGGAGGAAGTGCTGCGGcagaagaaagagatggagaccAAAGCTCAGTCAGAATCCGTCACGGACCAGGAGATGGTGGATAGCATCTTTGGCTTCCTGCCCACTATCATCGGAGGGCAGGAGGGGCGAGCGCCTGTAGGATTTGAG AACTTGGAAGGGAAAAAGATGATAACCGAGGAGATAGACATCGACGACGTCCCCATGGAGGAAGATCTTCCCGAAGAAGACTACGACGACCTGGATGAGTACTCCTTCTCCAAGTTCGCCTCCATGTACTTCCAGGGTGCAGCCACCCACACCCACATCCGCCAAAGGCTCCGGCAGCCCTTACTCTACCACGAGGACGAGGGAGATGTTCTG GCTTCGCTCACAGTGTGGTGGATCATTCTCAGGTTCATGGGAGACCTTCCTGAGCCAAAGAAGCAGGTGAAGGTCCAGGGAACCTCCACACAGGAGCGCATTCTGCCGCAGGACCTGCTCTCCAGAAAGGACAGGCGTCTCAGCCACATGGTGGGCCTGGACCAG AGAGTgctgaggaataaaaaggacACAAAGCCTTCCACAGTCCCGGAGGAGCCGACACAGAACAGAAAGAGCTCCATTTTCACAGACCTGCTGACGAGGAACAGGAAGGCCTCCACCGCGCCCGGCGAGACCGCTCCAAACCCGAAGGTGTACACTGTACCAGAGGGAAGTGCACGAGCGAGGAAGGGATCCACTTTCACTGACCTGCTGtccagaaacagaaaagcatcCACCGTTCAAGAAAGCGCTCCCCCGAGATCTACTCCCAGTTACAGGAAACCCTCCATCATCATGGAGGAG TCAGAGGAGCAGACTGAAGTGTCCAAGCCTCCCGCCCTGCCGCCTGTGCAGGAGGACAGCGACCCGATGGTTGGAGAAGGACCCACTCTGGACCGGCCGCTGACCTCTCTGGAAAAACTCCACATCATTGTGGGATATGCTATCGTCAGACACGACCTCAG GGACGAGATTTACAGTCAGATCTGCAAACAGCTTCAGGATAACAACAATCGCAACAGCTATTTCCGTGGTTGGATCCTGTTGTCCCTCTGCCTGGGCGTTTTCCCGCCGAGCGAGCGCTTCATAAGG TATCTGCAGAGTTTCATCCGCTCCGCTCCGGCGGGCTACGCCTCCTACTGCGCTGAGAGGCTGCGGCGCACAGTGATGAATGGAGTGAGAGGGGAGCCTCCGGCCTGGCTGGAGCTGCAG GCAACCAAGACGAAAAAGCCCATGATTGTGTCCGTGATACTGATGGACGGGCGTTCAATAAACCTGCCGGTTGACTCCGCATCGACCTCCAAAGAGATCTGCCAAATCCTCTCCAGCAAAGTCCAACTCAAGGACACCTTCGGCTTTTCCCTCTACGTGGCTCTGTATGAGAAG GTGTGGGCTCTGGGCGGCGGCCGGGACCACGTGATGGATGCAATCTCCCAGTGtgagcaggaagtgaagaggaggggggggcaggAGCAGCACGCTCCCTGGCGTCTCTTCTTCCGTAAGGAGGTGTTCACCCCCTGGCACGACTGTGATGAGGACAAGATCAGCACCGACCTCATCTACAGGCAGATCGTCCACGGCCTGAAGTTTGGAGAGTACCAGAGTGAAAAG GAGGAGGATCTTGTTCAGCTCGCTGCAAAACATCTGTACGTCCAGCACGGCTCGGACAGCGGCCCAGAAAACGTGAAACAAGCCGTTCAGGACTGCATCAACAGCTCTCTGCTGGAGGCCAAGTCGGAGGCCAAGTGGGTGCAAATGGTCAGCACTGCTCACGCTGAG GGTCCATATCTGAGTTCAAGGCAGAAGACGGATTCAGTGAAGGCGGAGGTGGTCGACTACGCCCGGAAGAAGTGGCCCATGTTCTTCTCCAGGTTCTTTGAAGTGGTCAAGCTGTCAG GTCCTCCGCTGCCAAAGAGCAAGTTCATTGTGGCCATAAACTGGACTGGTATCACCTTCCtggatgaaagagagaagaggctgCTGGAGCTCTCCTTCCCCGAAGTGACAGGAGTCAACACTGTGAG GGAGGGAAAAGCGTCGGGCCAGACGGTGTGTCTGCTGACGCTGAAAGGAGACTTCACTCTGAGCGGATCTGCAGCTGACGACATGGCCGAGCTGGTCACCATGTTCCTCAGTGGACTGACGGAGCGATCCGAGTACGCCGTGGCCCTGAAGGAGGTCGACAGACAAG ATGACCCCACGTTCCTCAGCTTCAAGAAAGGAGAGCTCATTCTAATCATCAAAGACGATGAGTTTTCTCAGCAGGGTGGCTGGATAAAGGGCCAGATTGAgggcacaaaacaaacaggagccATCCCCACTGACTCCATCTTGATCCTACCAACGCTCAGCAAACCCACCTACGAGGTCATG agcCTCCTCAGCCTGCCTCCTAACCAGAGGAAGACCATCATACAGGCAAACCAGAAAGAAACGGGGACAGTGGAGAGACAGGCTCCTGCCACGTTGAAGGAATTCTCCCTGGAGTACTTCAG GCAGCCCACTAAGGACGTTAACCGTCAGGTGATTTCCAGGAATGCTGCTCCTGAGAGGCTGTGGGCAAACTCCAGAGAGCCAATCAGACAGCCCCTCCTCAAGAAACTGGTGGGCAACCCCGAGCTGAGCCACAAAGCATGTCTGGCTTTCACTG CCATCCTGAAATATATGGGAGATTACCCCACCAAGCAGATGCAGAGTCCCCTGGAGCTCACCGACCAGATCTTCGGCCCCGCCACGCAGAATGAGGCGCTTAGGGACGAGATCTATTGTCAGATAATAAAGCAGatgagcagcaacaacaaccg GTTCAGCATGGAGCAGGGCTGGCAGCTGCTGTGGCTCTGCTGCGGCCTCTTTCCCCCCAGCCAGTCTCTTCTGAGACACGCTCAGCGCTTTCTGGAGTCCCGCCGCAGAGAGCCGCTGGCCCACGACTGCCTGCAGCGGCTGCAGAGCTCTCTGAG GATGGAGCCCAGGAAGCTGCCGCCACACCAGGTGGAGCTAGACGCCATCCAACAGAACAGCATCCAGATCTTCCACAAAATCCACTTCCCCAACGACACAGGGGAG ATATTCGAGGTTTCCACCAGCACCAGGATCAGGGATCTCATCCAGAACATCAGCAACAAGCTCGGCCTGGCCTCGGCGGACGGCTTCaatatttttgtcaaaacacacGACAAG GTCCTCAGTTTGAACGACGCAGATTACTTCTTTGACAGTCTGAGACAAATCACTGACTGGTCCAAGAAATCCAAGAGGATTAAAGACg gtGGGCCAGTCAACATATCCTACCTTGTGTTCTTCATGAGGAAGTTGTGGTTCAATGTGATCCctggcagagacacagaggcagaTCTTATCTTCCATTTCCCTCAG GAGCTGCCTAAATACCTGAGAGGCTACCATGTCAGCACCAGAGACGAGATGGTCAACATCGCGGCGTTGCTCTTCAGGATAAAGGTCAGCAATGACAAGACCCAGCTGGTCATGATTCCCAAGATGCTGAGGGAGCTTGTGCCGGCCGACCAACTGAAGGCCACGTCTGAGAACGAGTGGAAGAAG aGCATCGCTGGTTATTATAACAAACAAGCCGGGATGACTGTCGACGAAGCCAAGGTGGCATTTCTGAAGGCGGTGTGTCGCTGGCCGACCTTCGGCTGTGCGTTCTTCGAGGTGAAG CAAACATCAGAACCAAATTTCCCAGATATCGTGCGAATCGCCATCAGCAAGCAAGGACTCACAATCATCCACCCTAAAACCAAG gATGTTTTGGCAAATCACCCATTCAACCGCATCGCTAACTGGTGCAGTGGAAGCACCTACTTCCACATGACTATCGGCAGTTTGGTCAAAGGAAGCAAGTTCCTGTGCGAGACCTCGCTG ggtTACAAGATGGACGATCTTATAACCTCCTACGTCAACATGTAcctcagagagaggagggcggGGCAAACCAGGAACCAGCGCTTCAATATTTGA
- the LOC130170871 gene encoding unconventional myosin-VIIa-like has protein sequence MLHLSKGDFVWVDSGAGVPIGAEVKLTDTGQLQLIDDEGKEHKINKKTEGSIRAMHPTSVNGVNDMIRLGDLNEAGLLRNLLVRHKEGIIYTYTGSILVAVNPYQLLPIYTTDHVHMYTDRRLGELPPHVFAIADSCFFNMRRNRKNQCCVISGESGAGKTESTKLMLQFLAAVSGQHSWIEQQILEANPILEAFGNAKTIRNDNSSRFGKYIDVNFTKGGAIDGARVEQYLLEKSRVCRQAPEERNYHIFYYMLMGMSDEQKKILSLGSAAEYNYLTMGNCTSCEGRDDVKEYAHFRSALKILTFTENDSWEISKLLAAILHLGNVDFEATIVNNLEGCDIRISTHLNMACQLLEVDPKAVEKSLTQRSFMTTRESVTKPLTSAQAVDGRDAFVKAIYGKLFIWIVDKINGAIYKPPETPDEVRQSIGLLDIFGFENFTKNRFVIAALLMILELCCGCFQTQETFFL, from the exons ATGCTGCATTTGAGTAAG GGAGATTTTGTGTGGGTGGACTCCGGGGCTGGGGTGCCGATCGGGGCGGAGGTGAAGCTGACGGACACGGGGCAGCTCCAGCTGATCGATGATGAAGGAAAG GAGCACAAGATCAACAAGAAGACGGAGGGGAGCATCCGAGCCATGCACCCCACCTCTGTGAACGGCGTGAATGACATGATAAGGCTGGGGGATCTGAACGAGGCGGGTCTCCTCAGGAACCTCCTGGTGCGACACAAAGAAGGCATCATCTAT ACGTACACAGGCTCCATTCTGGTTGCGGTCAACCCCTACCAGCTGCTGCCCATCTACACCACCGACcatgtgcacatgtacacagaTCGACGGCTGGGTGAACTGCCGCCACACGTCTTCGCCATCGCAGACAGCTGCTTTTTCAACATGCGCCGCAACCGCAAGAACCAGTGCTGTGTCATCAG tGGAGAGTCGGGAGCAGGGAAAACTGAGAGCACCAAGTTGATGTTGCAGTTCCTGGCTGCTGTGAGCGGACAGCACTCCTGGATCGAGCAGCAGATTCTTGAAGCGAACCCGATCCTGGAGG CTTTTGGTAACGCAAAAACCATCCGCAATGATAACTCCAGCCGTTTTGGGAAGTACATCGACGTCAACTTCACCAAAGGCGGGGCCATTGACGGGGCCCGCGTGGAGCAGTACCTGCTGGAGAAGTCCAGAGTTTGTCGTCAG GCACCCGAGGAAAGAAACTACCACATCTTTTACTACATGCTGATGGGCATGTCAGATGAGCAGAAGAAGATTCTTTCCCTTGGGAGCGCTGCTGAGTACAACTATCTGACCATG GGTAACTGCACCAGCTGCGAAGGACGGGATGACGTGAAGGAGTACGCCCACTTCCGTTCAGCTCTGAAGATCCTCACGTTCACAGAGAACGACTCCTGGGAAATCTCCAAACTGCTCGCCGCCATCCTTCACCTGGGCAACGTGGACTTTGAAG CCACCATAGTAAATAACCTGGAGGGTTGTGACATCCGCATATCAACCCATTTGAACATGGCTTGCCAGCTGTTGGAG GTGGATCCCAAAGCGGTGGAGAAGAGTCTGACGCAGCGCTCCTTCATGACCACCAGGGAAAGTGTGACcaaacctctgacctctgcccAGGCCGTGGATGGCAGGGACGCCTTTGTCAAA GCTATTTATGGAAAACTCTTCATTTGGATCGTGGACAAAATCAACGGTGCCATTTACAAGCCGCCCGAGACTCCGGATGAGGTCCGACAGTCAATAGGCCTGTTAGACATCTTTGGCTTTGAGAACTTCACCAAAAACAGGTTCGTGATCGCAGCACTTCTCATGATATTAGAGCTTTGTTGTggctgttttcagacacaggagacattttttttataa